The nucleotide sequence CAGAGGCGGAGTTATCAAAGCTAAGAACTCAGAATTTGGGACCATAGCTTTACAAAATTATTCCATCGCTTACCTTTACAAATCATCTTCCCAGACATTAAGCGTTGAGAACTCTAAATACTACAATCTTGAAAGTAAAATTGGCAAGGTAATAAAATAAACCCAACGAACACAGCTTATCAGGGGGTGTAAGAAATGAGCGACTGCGTATTCTGCAAAATAATAGCCGGGCAGATACCATCGGAAAAAGTATACGAAGACGAGGAATTCATAGTCATCAAAGACATCCGTCCCGTAGCACCAACTCACTTGCTCGCGATATACAAAAAACACATTCCAACAATAAACGACTTAGAACTCGAAGACAGCCAAAAAATGTGGAGATTATTTGAAGTAATAAAGACCGTGGCAAAACAACAAAACATAGAAAGCTACAGGATAGTCCAAAACAACGGAAAAGACTCCGGACAAGAAGTCCCGCACATACACTTCCACATCATAGCCGGTCGAAGACTCGGTGCGCTTGGATAAATTAAAGTAACAAGTAAACCAACAAGTAAACCAAAAGCGAGGTGGACAAAATAAAAGCGATTGTATATCTCCCTATAAAGCCGGAAATTGCCAAAAAGCTCAACCTTCCGGTTAAGCTTCCAGTACTTGCCGAAGACTTATTACTCGTTACAGACCAGAACAACATACCTATAGACGTTATTGTCAGGGGTCTCGAAGAGCAATTCAACGTTGAAAAAGACGAATACTGGAAATCTTACCTTGTGTATTTTTACTACGAAAAATTCAAAATCTTGCTCAACGCAAAACAGTACGATGATGCACAAGAACTACTCAACAAAGTCAAAAGCATAGCAGTAGACTACAGATACAACTTTTACTCCGCATTGCTCCAAGCAAAACTTGGAAACTACGACCTTGCAGAGATAGAATTCAAACAATCACTTGCACTAAACCCGAATTTCTCATTGGCATACTACGAGCTCGGGAACTTGCTCTTTGCCAAAAAAGACTACGACGAAGCCGTTGATGCCTACACGAAAGCTTACCAGATTGACCCGAACTTCCTGCTCCCTTTACTAAAAATCGGGGACACCTACATGGAACTTGGACAACTTGATGATGCAGAAATAGTTTACAACTCAATAATCCAAAAACTTGAATCTCAGCCGCTTGCAAGCGAAGGACTCGAATTCCAGCCCATGCCAGAGGCATACTTACGACTTGGCGTGCTCTATAACATCCGAAACCAATACGAAAAAGCCGAAAAAACATTCAGAAAAGGACTGCAAAGCGCAAAGATGCCAGAAATAACATACAACTTAGCCTACACCCTCACAAAACTCGGCAAACACTTTGAAGCGTACAAAATGCTATACGAACTTTCTAAAGAATACGAAACACCAGAAGTGTTGAACGAACTCGGCATTTTACAAAGAAGGCTCGGATTGTACGAAGAAGCTTATACAACTTTTGAAAAAATCCAGGAAGACTTCCCAGAAAACTTTGAAAGAATACAATTCTATGTAGGCAAGAAGCGCTTCGACGACGAATATGAAAACGAAATGAAAAAATCAGAATCCAAACTCGAGCAGGTAGAATTCCCATTCCAGAAAGAACTTGAAATAATAATAGAATCAACAGACGATGAAGGACAGATAATAACAGAAAAATTCATCGAACTAACAAA is from Fervidobacterium gondwanense DSM 13020 and encodes:
- a CDS encoding histidine triad nucleotide-binding protein; this translates as MSDCVFCKIIAGQIPSEKVYEDEEFIVIKDIRPVAPTHLLAIYKKHIPTINDLELEDSQKMWRLFEVIKTVAKQQNIESYRIVQNNGKDSGQEVPHIHFHIIAGRRLGALG
- a CDS encoding tetratricopeptide repeat protein translates to MDKIKAIVYLPIKPEIAKKLNLPVKLPVLAEDLLLVTDQNNIPIDVIVRGLEEQFNVEKDEYWKSYLVYFYYEKFKILLNAKQYDDAQELLNKVKSIAVDYRYNFYSALLQAKLGNYDLAEIEFKQSLALNPNFSLAYYELGNLLFAKKDYDEAVDAYTKAYQIDPNFLLPLLKIGDTYMELGQLDDAEIVYNSIIQKLESQPLASEGLEFQPMPEAYLRLGVLYNIRNQYEKAEKTFRKGLQSAKMPEITYNLAYTLTKLGKHFEAYKMLYELSKEYETPEVLNELGILQRRLGLYEEAYTTFEKIQEDFPENFERIQFYVGKKRFDDEYENEMKKSESKLEQVEFPFQKELEIIIESTDDEGQIITEKFIELTKITPKLQDAQSASTQHFPYILAGIYIAGTEPIIMEKNATHITLTTMGAGLPLACSTAILRLHQYILSGETNIDHFIEDIRAEIEELHFDFANELTSLLEQPLDDFFDKDCTDYEKFTINLIKAIAYMPTKEELKNIIDETLRKTVEFYMQMLE